One Myripristis murdjan chromosome 17, fMyrMur1.1, whole genome shotgun sequence DNA segment encodes these proteins:
- the LOC115375463 gene encoding homeobox protein engrailed-2b-like, whose amino-acid sequence MEENARRDPERPEDSGDESNRAILPLLQPPGNQQPHRITNFYIDNILRPDFGRKRKDGTFIREEDSLGVILRREDLPGRRASKTGNPQQGGAEGEEGAEASEDQHPDTEGKKAELVAGDGAVKVRGDGGDRCHSPQASSTAAKPMLWPAWVYCTRYSDRPSSGPRSRKPKKAPTPSKEDKRPRTAFTAEQLHRLKTEFQTNRYLTEQRRQSLARELGLNESQIKIWFQNKRAKIKKASGNKNSLALHLMAQGLYNHTTAKDDKSDSD is encoded by the exons ATGGAAGAAAATGCTCGCCGAGACCCAGAGCGCCCAGAGGACTCCGGCGACGAGTCAAACCGAGCCATtctgcctctcctccagccACCTGGCAACCAGCAGCCCCACAGGATCACCAACTTTTACATCGACAACATCTTAAGACCGGACTTCGGGCGCAAGAGGAAAGATGGGACTTTCATCCGGGAGGAAGACAGCCTGGGAGTAATCCTGCGAAGGGAGGACCTGCCTGGGAGAAGAGCTTCCAAAACTGGCAACCCGCAGCAGGGTGGAGCAGAGGGTGAGGAGGGCGCAGAGGCATCCGAGGACCAGCATCCGGACACAGAGGGCAAAAAAGCTGAACTTGTAGCCGGTGATGGTGCAGTGAAAGTCCGGGGGGACGGCGGGGACCGGTGCCACAGCCCCCAGGCCAGCTCGACCGCAGCCAAGCCGATGCTTTGGCCGGCCTGGGTCTATTGTACCCGCTACTCAGACCGTCCTTCATCAG GGCCCAGATCCCGTAAACCAAAGAAGGCGCCGACCCCCAGTAAGGAAGACAAACGGCCCCGGACGGCCTTCACCGCCGAGCAGCTCCATCGGTTAAAGACTGAATTCCAGACCAACCGGTACCTGACcgagcagaggaggcagagccTGGCCCGGGAGCTTGGTCTCAACGAGTCTCAGATCAAAATCTGGTTTCAGAACAAACGGGCGAAAATCAAGAAGGCCTCCGGTAATAAGAACTCTCTGGCGCTGCACCTCATGGCCCAGGGACTGTACAACCACACCACGGCCAAGGACGACAAGTCGGACAGCGACTAG